From the genome of Cryptococcus tetragattii IND107 chromosome 6, whole genome shotgun sequence, one region includes:
- a CDS encoding 40S ribosomal protein uS5 gives MAERGGFGRGRGGAGGRGRRGPRRGGKKEEDKEWVPVTKLGRLVKDGKIKSMEEIYLFSLPVKEFQIVDLFLPSLKDEVMKIMPVQKQTSAGQRTRFKAFVAVGDFDGHVGLGIKTAKEVATAIRGAIISAKLSIVPVRRGYWGSHIAEPHTVPCKVSGKSGSVMCRLIPAPRGTGIVAAPASKRMLQMAGIQDCYTQSKGCTATQGNFLKATMAALAKTYQFQSPDLWNVIAPGLTPYDEHSAWLAIAAKKAANY, from the exons ATGGCTGAGCGAGGCGGTTTCGGACGTGGTCGTGGCGGTGCCGGTGGCCGAGGCAGGAGGGGTCCCCGACGAGGCGgtaagaaggaggaggacaaggaaTG GGTCCCCGTTACCAAGCTTGGTCGATTGGTGAAGGACGGCAAGATCAAGTCCATGGAGGAGatctacctcttctctctccccgTCAAGGAGTTCCAGATCGTcgaccttttccttccttccctcaaGGACGAGGTCATGAAGATCATGCCCGTCCAGAAGCAAACTTCTGCCGGTCAGAGGACCAGGTTCAAGGCTTTCGTTGCCGTTGGTGACTTCGACGGCCACGTTGGTCTCGGTATCAAGACCGCCAAGGAGGTTGCTACCGCCATCCGAGGTGCCATCATTTCTGCCAAGCTCTCTATCGTTCCCGTCCGAAGGGGTTACTGGGGTTCTCACATTGCTGAGCCTCACACCGTTCCTTGCAAGGTCTCTGGCAAGAGCGGTTCCGTTATGTGCCGATTGATCCCTGCCC CCCGAGGTACCGGTATCGTTGCCGCCCCCGCTTCCAAGCGAATGCTCCAGATGGCTGGTATCCAGGACTGTTACA CCCAGTCCAAGGGTTGTACCGCTACCCAGGGTAACTTCTTGAAGGCTACCATGGCTGCTCTCGCCAAGACCTACCAGTTCCAGTCCCCCGATCTCTGGAATGTTATCGCTCCTGGTCTTACTCCTTACGACGAGCACTCTGCTTGGTTGGCTATCGCCGCCAAGAAGGCCGCCAACTACTAA